From Streptomyces sp. NBC_00775, one genomic window encodes:
- a CDS encoding thiolase family protein, protein MPEAVLVSALRTPIGTAFKGTLRDTTAFELAHHVVSAAAAGLDPDRVDDVILGEGLYGGGVIARHAALTAGLASVPGLAHNRHCAAGLAAVQGAAASIRAGMDELVIAGGVNSASTAPRSTRRVDGEWEPWMSPTHPDRPDAPNTDMSITVGWNTAVRAGVSREEMDAWALRSHRNAVRAIDEGRFDEEIVAIETPHGLFSVDEHPRRNTSAERLAALKPLHPEIEGFSITAGNAGGANDGAAALVVASDTTASRESLPALAVVRSWASVGVDPADMGLAPVKVIPKALKRAGLLLSDVGLFEINEAFAVVPVAAVRQLDLDPDRVNVSGSGCSLGHPVAATGARMLVTLVHELRRRGGGIGVAAMCAGGGMGSATVIEVAGA, encoded by the coding sequence ATGCCTGAAGCCGTGCTCGTGTCCGCCCTGCGCACCCCCATCGGCACCGCCTTCAAGGGGACCCTGCGCGACACCACCGCCTTCGAACTGGCCCACCATGTCGTCAGCGCCGCCGCGGCCGGCCTGGACCCCGACCGGGTCGACGACGTGATCCTCGGCGAGGGACTGTACGGCGGCGGCGTCATCGCCCGGCATGCCGCGCTCACCGCCGGACTCGCCTCGGTCCCCGGGCTCGCCCACAACCGGCACTGTGCCGCGGGCCTGGCCGCCGTCCAGGGCGCGGCCGCGAGCATCCGCGCCGGCATGGACGAACTCGTCATCGCGGGGGGCGTGAACTCGGCTTCCACCGCGCCGAGGTCGACCAGGCGGGTCGACGGCGAGTGGGAACCCTGGATGTCGCCCACCCACCCCGACCGGCCCGACGCCCCCAACACGGACATGTCGATCACGGTGGGCTGGAACACGGCCGTCCGCGCGGGCGTGAGCCGTGAGGAGATGGACGCGTGGGCGCTGCGCTCGCACCGGAACGCCGTTCGCGCCATCGACGAGGGCCGTTTCGACGAGGAGATCGTGGCGATCGAGACCCCGCACGGCCTCTTCTCGGTCGATGAGCATCCGCGTCGCAACACGAGCGCGGAGCGGCTGGCCGCGCTGAAGCCGCTCCACCCGGAGATCGAGGGATTCAGCATCACGGCGGGCAACGCCGGAGGTGCCAACGACGGCGCGGCCGCCCTGGTCGTGGCGAGCGACACGACGGCGTCCCGGGAGAGCCTGCCGGCGCTGGCCGTCGTCCGGTCGTGGGCGTCCGTCGGCGTCGATCCCGCGGACATGGGGCTCGCGCCGGTGAAGGTGATTCCCAAGGCGCTCAAGCGCGCGGGACTCTTGCTCTCCGACGTCGGCCTCTTCGAGATCAACGAGGCGTTCGCCGTGGTGCCCGTCGCGGCCGTACGACAGCTCGACCTCGACCCGGACCGGGTGAACGTGAGCGGCAGCGGCTGCTCACTCGGCCACCCGGTCGCCGCCACCGGCGCGCGGATGCTGGTCACCCTCGTCCACGAACTGCGCCGCCGCGGCGGGGGGATCGGCGTCGCCGCGATGTGCGCGGGAGGCGGCATGGGGTCGGCCACGGTGATCGAGGTCGCGGGCGCGTAG
- a CDS encoding class I adenylate-forming enzyme family protein, translated as MAASVGDRGDRPVITAGGRSLTAPELLHRARAAAHRFRQHQAVLYLGANHLAYPVALFGAALAGVPFVPVNYRLGTHQLTALLARHPGALVLRPGDLDALVGDLENLGKLGNPDNLDVHREEPDTDVLDASQDQDSVAVLLYTSGTTAEPKAAVLRHRHLLAYVLNTQEFASAEADDAALVAVPPYHVAGLMNLLTNLYSGRRVVYLEAFGAGEWLEAVRRERITHALVVPTMLSRIVAEVHGDDAGAPALRSLAYGGARTPRRVVERALRIFPQTGFVNAYGLTETASSIAVLGPDDHWQASVSDDPAIRDRLGSVGRPLPGVEIQIRTENGKPVGEGETGLVFVRGEQISGEYGGRSALDGDGWFATRDRGRLDADGYLFIEGRADDTIIRGGENIGPAEIEDVLLAHPGIVEAAVVGLPDPEWGQRIVAILVGEGDPAEIRQWVKERLRSSKTPDAIVFRAELPRTETGKLLRRILLAELETTHA; from the coding sequence ATGGCAGCCTCCGTCGGCGATCGGGGCGATCGACCGGTGATCACGGCAGGCGGCCGATCCCTGACAGCCCCCGAACTGCTGCACCGGGCGCGGGCCGCCGCCCACCGGTTCCGGCAGCACCAGGCCGTCCTCTATCTGGGCGCCAACCATCTCGCCTACCCCGTCGCCCTGTTCGGCGCGGCGCTGGCGGGCGTTCCCTTCGTCCCGGTCAACTACCGCCTCGGCACCCACCAGTTGACCGCTCTGCTGGCCCGCCACCCCGGCGCGCTGGTGCTGCGCCCCGGCGACCTCGACGCACTCGTCGGAGACCTCGAAAACCTCGGAAAACTCGGAAACCCGGACAACCTCGACGTACACCGCGAAGAGCCGGACACGGACGTCCTCGACGCGTCACAGGACCAGGACTCCGTCGCCGTACTCCTCTATACGAGCGGTACGACCGCCGAGCCCAAGGCGGCCGTGCTGCGGCACCGGCATCTGCTCGCCTATGTGCTGAACACACAGGAGTTCGCGTCGGCGGAGGCGGACGACGCGGCGCTGGTGGCGGTTCCGCCGTACCACGTGGCCGGGTTGATGAACCTGCTGACGAACCTCTACTCCGGGCGCCGGGTGGTGTATCTGGAGGCGTTCGGCGCGGGGGAGTGGCTGGAGGCCGTACGGCGGGAGCGGATCACGCACGCGCTGGTGGTGCCGACGATGCTGTCCCGGATCGTCGCCGAGGTCCACGGCGACGACGCCGGTGCGCCGGCCCTGCGCAGCCTCGCCTACGGCGGCGCGCGCACCCCGCGGCGGGTGGTGGAGCGCGCCCTGCGGATCTTCCCGCAGACGGGCTTCGTCAACGCCTACGGACTGACCGAGACGGCCTCCTCGATCGCGGTCCTCGGCCCGGACGACCACTGGCAGGCGTCGGTGTCCGACGACCCGGCGATACGGGACCGGCTCGGCTCGGTGGGCCGCCCGCTGCCCGGAGTCGAGATCCAGATCCGCACCGAGAACGGCAAACCGGTCGGAGAGGGGGAGACGGGTCTGGTCTTCGTACGGGGTGAGCAGATCTCCGGCGAATACGGGGGCCGCAGTGCCCTCGACGGGGACGGCTGGTTCGCCACCCGGGACCGGGGGCGCCTCGACGCCGACGGCTATCTGTTCATCGAGGGCCGCGCCGACGACACCATCATTCGCGGCGGCGAGAACATCGGTCCCGCCGAGATAGAGGACGTTCTCCTCGCCCACCCCGGGATCGTCGAGGCGGCGGTCGTCGGACTGCCCGACCCCGAGTGGGGGCAGCGGATCGTCGCCATCCTCGTCGGCGAGGGGGACCCGGCCGAGATCCGGCAGTGGGTCAAGGAACGGCTGCGCTCCTCCAAGACGCCCGACGCCATCGTGTTCCGCGCCGAACTCCCCAGGACCGAGACCGGAAAACTGCTGCGCCGCATCCTGCTGGCCGAGTTGGAGACCACCCATGCCTGA
- a CDS encoding SDR family NAD(P)-dependent oxidoreductase, whose amino-acid sequence MQISGSSAVVVGGAGGLGEATVRRLHAAGAKVVVADLADEKGKALEQELGVRYVRTDATDEGDVRAALAEAESAGPLRISVDAHGGPASGGRLVGKDGEPLDLAGFRTTIEVYLTGVFNVLRLAAAAMARQEPVDGDRGVIVNTASIAAYEGQIGQLPYAAAKGGVVSMTLVAARDLSPLGIRVVTIAPGTFLTPAYGKAGDQLEAYWGPKIPHPRRMGRSPEYAALVEHICENAYLNGEVIRLDGALRFPPK is encoded by the coding sequence ATGCAGATCAGTGGGAGTTCCGCGGTCGTCGTCGGTGGGGCGGGAGGCCTGGGCGAGGCCACCGTCCGTCGCCTGCACGCGGCGGGCGCGAAGGTCGTCGTCGCCGATCTCGCCGACGAGAAGGGCAAGGCCCTGGAGCAGGAGTTGGGCGTCCGGTACGTACGGACCGACGCCACCGACGAGGGCGATGTGCGGGCGGCGCTGGCCGAGGCGGAGTCGGCGGGACCGCTGAGGATCTCGGTGGACGCCCACGGCGGCCCGGCGAGCGGCGGCCGGCTGGTCGGCAAGGACGGCGAACCCCTGGACCTCGCGGGCTTCAGGACGACGATCGAGGTCTATCTGACCGGTGTCTTCAACGTGCTGAGGCTGGCCGCCGCCGCCATGGCCCGGCAGGAGCCGGTCGACGGGGACAGGGGCGTCATCGTCAACACCGCGTCAATCGCGGCGTACGAGGGCCAGATCGGCCAACTTCCCTACGCCGCCGCCAAGGGCGGAGTGGTGAGCATGACCCTCGTCGCCGCCCGCGATCTGTCACCGCTGGGCATCCGCGTCGTCACCATCGCGCCGGGCACGTTCCTGACCCCGGCCTACGGCAAGGCGGGCGACCAGCTGGAGGCCTACTGGGGGCCGAAGATCCCGCATCCCCGGCGCATGGGCCGCTCCCCGGAGTACGCGGCGCTCGTCGAGCACATCTGTGAGAACGCCTATCTCAACGGCGAGGTCATACGGCTCGACGGCGCGCTCAGGTTCCCGCCGAAGTGA
- a CDS encoding SDR family NAD(P)-dependent oxidoreductase produces the protein MTETETEMSGPLKGKSGSLKGKVAFVAGASRGIGRTVALALAEAGAAVAVAARSEEEGRLPGTIHAVADRIVTAGGRALAVPCDVTVEKSVETAVAATAEEFGGIDILIANAGVLWLGPVESTPLKRWQLCLDVNLTGVFLVTKAVIPYVRERGGGSLVAVTTGGVAMTDRGANAYWVSKAAVERLYLGLAADLRPDDIAVNCLAPSRVVLTEGWRAGGGGLDIPPEMVEPPEAMARAAVLLAGQNASGITGTVQRSESLA, from the coding sequence GTGACCGAGACCGAGACCGAGATGAGCGGCCCGCTGAAGGGGAAGAGCGGTTCGCTGAAAGGGAAAGTGGCGTTCGTCGCCGGCGCCAGCCGCGGCATCGGCAGGACGGTCGCGCTGGCGCTCGCCGAGGCCGGGGCCGCGGTCGCGGTCGCCGCGCGGTCCGAGGAGGAGGGCCGGCTGCCCGGCACGATCCACGCCGTCGCCGACCGCATCGTGACGGCGGGCGGCCGCGCGCTGGCCGTCCCTTGTGACGTCACCGTCGAGAAGTCGGTCGAGACCGCCGTGGCCGCGACGGCCGAGGAGTTCGGCGGGATCGACATCCTGATCGCCAACGCCGGGGTCCTCTGGCTCGGCCCGGTCGAGTCCACCCCGCTCAAGCGCTGGCAGCTGTGCCTGGACGTCAACCTGACCGGCGTCTTCCTCGTCACCAAGGCCGTCATTCCGTACGTCCGTGAGCGCGGCGGCGGCTCCCTGGTGGCCGTGACGACCGGCGGGGTCGCCATGACCGACCGGGGAGCCAACGCCTACTGGGTCTCCAAGGCCGCGGTCGAGCGCCTCTACCTCGGGCTCGCCGCCGATCTGAGGCCCGACGACATCGCGGTCAACTGCCTCGCCCCGTCACGTGTCGTCCTCACGGAGGGCTGGCGCGCCGGGGGCGGAGGCCTCGACATCCCCCCGGAGATGGTGGAACCGCCGGAGGCGATGGCCAGGGCCGCCGTCCTGCTGGCCGGCCAGAACGCCTCCGGCATCACGGGCACCGTACAGCGCTCGGAATCGCTCGCGTGA
- a CDS encoding SDR family oxidoreductase → MTTVGIATGAGRGMGLACAERLTGMVDTLLLVDRDETTVTAAAKELSATGGGAAVEPFVLDITDAEGLARLAARVDELGALRAVAHAAGISPTMADWRRIFTVDLVGTALLVESLRPLATAGTAIVCFASMAPLLAGLDADPAVAAILEDPLGEDFLDRIRDALGPSVEDTGAAYTWAKHGVHRFVRREAVRLGPLGARICSVSPGVIDTPQGQQEAASHPTMDALVRQTPLGRTGRAEDVAAAVAFLLSAEAGFLSGIDLLVDGGVCAAVRGRSGRP, encoded by the coding sequence ATGACGACCGTGGGGATCGCGACCGGAGCCGGGCGCGGCATGGGCCTGGCCTGTGCGGAGCGGCTGACCGGCATGGTGGACACGTTGCTGCTCGTCGACCGGGACGAGACGACCGTGACCGCGGCGGCCAAGGAGTTGTCGGCCACGGGAGGCGGGGCCGCCGTCGAGCCGTTCGTCCTCGACATCACCGACGCCGAGGGCCTCGCCCGGCTCGCCGCCCGGGTCGACGAACTCGGCGCCCTGCGGGCCGTCGCCCACGCCGCCGGTATTTCCCCCACCATGGCGGACTGGCGGCGCATCTTCACCGTCGACCTCGTCGGGACCGCGCTGCTGGTCGAGTCGCTGCGCCCGCTCGCCACGGCCGGGACGGCCATCGTGTGCTTCGCCTCGATGGCACCGCTTCTCGCCGGCCTCGACGCCGATCCGGCGGTCGCCGCGATCCTGGAGGACCCGCTCGGCGAGGATTTCCTCGACCGGATCCGCGACGCCCTCGGGCCGTCCGTCGAGGACACGGGTGCGGCGTACACGTGGGCCAAGCACGGGGTGCACCGTTTCGTACGGCGGGAGGCGGTGCGCCTCGGGCCGCTCGGCGCCCGTATCTGCTCGGTCTCGCCCGGCGTCATCGACACCCCTCAGGGGCAGCAGGAAGCGGCGAGCCATCCGACCATGGACGCGCTCGTACGGCAGACCCCGCTCGGCCGTACGGGGCGCGCCGAGGACGTCGCCGCCGCCGTGGCCTTCCTGCTGTCGGCCGAGGCCGGTTTCCTCTCCGGGATCGACCTGCTGGTCGACGGCGGCGTGTGTGCCGCCGTGCGCGGACGGTCCGGCCGGCCGTGA
- a CDS encoding VOC family protein has product MRAEDQFHLGIVARDFEATLAEFSTAFGYEWCAEIGGPVPVTLPTGEAVLDMRCVYSRTSPRLEIVRRIPGTLWEPAGGTGIHHAGYWSDDVVADAAELVRHGFVREASRTGPGGTPFAFLRGTTGFLVELVDRAAQPGLEKYWGEGGTNA; this is encoded by the coding sequence ATGAGGGCCGAGGACCAGTTCCATCTCGGCATCGTCGCCCGGGACTTCGAGGCGACCCTGGCCGAGTTCTCCACCGCGTTCGGATACGAGTGGTGCGCGGAGATCGGCGGGCCGGTCCCGGTGACGCTGCCGACCGGCGAGGCCGTCCTCGACATGAGGTGCGTGTACTCCAGGACGTCACCCCGGCTGGAGATCGTCCGGCGTATCCCGGGGACTCTCTGGGAACCGGCGGGCGGCACCGGAATCCACCACGCCGGCTACTGGTCCGACGACGTGGTCGCGGACGCCGCCGAGCTCGTACGCCATGGATTCGTGAGGGAGGCGTCACGTACGGGGCCCGGCGGCACCCCGTTCGCCTTCCTGCGCGGCACGACCGGCTTCCTGGTCGAACTCGTCGACCGGGCGGCACAGCCGGGGCTGGAGAAGTACTGGGGCGAGGGAGGGACGAACGCATGA
- a CDS encoding CaiB/BaiF CoA transferase family protein: MTARQPQQQGKSGPLAGIRVLEVGHLLAGPYATMMLADLGAEVTKIEPPGGDISRQVSDAYFASLNRGKRSVCLDLTTGEGQDRLGELVAGAHALLVNMKPSVIRRLGLTYEDLKRWNERIVCVALTGFGLNGSDEPAFDYVIQAATGVAALTGDPAGPPTLPGYSAADNSSGLTAALGLLAQIVSGRGGQVEVCLRDVMLSQLNYRASAYLNEGVEPRRLPLGAHSYYVPAQLFATAEGHLALFITHDGFWKSFAAEAGIEGFPTMAERAEHRAEVLAAVTQALAGDTAAGWESRLRPLGIPAAAVRTLSESLTATPEAVVRAGGFRLVGSPVRVAGYEPDYRPPPRLGEHGAATAVGAVTES; this comes from the coding sequence ATGACCGCCCGGCAGCCCCAACAGCAGGGAAAATCAGGCCCGTTGGCGGGCATACGCGTTCTGGAGGTCGGTCATCTGCTGGCGGGCCCCTACGCCACGATGATGCTCGCCGACCTCGGCGCCGAGGTCACCAAGATCGAACCGCCGGGCGGTGACATCTCGCGCCAGGTGAGCGACGCCTACTTCGCCAGCCTCAACCGGGGCAAGCGCAGCGTCTGCCTCGACCTCACGACGGGCGAGGGGCAGGACCGGCTGGGCGAACTCGTCGCAGGTGCCCACGCGTTGCTGGTCAATATGAAGCCGTCGGTGATCCGCCGGCTCGGGCTCACCTATGAGGACCTGAAGCGGTGGAACGAGCGGATCGTGTGCGTCGCGCTCACCGGCTTCGGCCTGAACGGCAGTGACGAACCGGCCTTCGACTATGTGATCCAGGCGGCCACCGGCGTCGCCGCGCTCACCGGCGACCCGGCCGGGCCGCCGACCCTGCCCGGGTACTCCGCGGCCGACAACTCCTCCGGGCTTACCGCGGCCCTCGGCCTGCTCGCCCAGATCGTCTCCGGTCGCGGCGGCCAAGTCGAGGTCTGCCTACGGGATGTGATGCTCTCTCAGCTCAACTACCGGGCATCGGCTTACCTGAACGAGGGCGTAGAGCCGCGGCGGCTGCCCCTCGGCGCGCACTCGTACTACGTGCCGGCGCAGCTCTTCGCGACGGCCGAAGGACATCTGGCTCTCTTCATCACGCACGACGGCTTCTGGAAGTCCTTCGCCGCGGAAGCGGGCATCGAGGGGTTCCCGACGATGGCCGAGCGGGCGGAGCACCGCGCGGAGGTGCTCGCCGCGGTGACCCAGGCCCTGGCTGGTGACACCGCCGCCGGCTGGGAGTCACGGCTGCGCCCCCTGGGGATACCGGCGGCCGCCGTACGGACGCTGTCCGAGTCGCTGACCGCGACCCCGGAGGCGGTCGTGCGGGCCGGCGGCTTCCGGCTGGTGGGCAGCCCGGTCCGGGTGGCGGGATACGAGCCCGACTACCGGCCGCCGCCGCGCCTGGGCGAGCACGGCGCCGCCACAGCCGTAGGGGCGGTGACCGAGTCATGA
- a CDS encoding LLM class F420-dependent oxidoreductase translates to MIGPERGDSARKVARMIDDVTWAENAGLDTAWVPQIPTDFDALTAVALMGARTARIELGTAVVPLQAQHPVALARQALSAQAAARGRLALGIGPSHHWIVRDMLGLPYERPAGLTRDYLDVLDKALGGPGPVDVENATFTVHNPLDLGPVSPLPVLLAALGPVMLALAGERADGTVLWMADERAVAEHVVPRITKAAEGAGRPAPRVVAGIPVCLCRPSEVDAARERANRILGEAEISPNYQRLLDYGDAKDIGDLCAAGDETAIADRFRRFADAGVTDLSVRLLPLGEGRDALVASKRRTREVLAGIAADLR, encoded by the coding sequence ATGATCGGGCCGGAGCGAGGGGACTCCGCGCGGAAGGTCGCGCGGATGATCGACGATGTGACCTGGGCCGAGAACGCGGGTCTCGACACCGCGTGGGTGCCTCAAATCCCCACGGACTTCGACGCGTTGACGGCTGTGGCGCTGATGGGAGCGCGGACCGCGCGGATCGAGCTGGGCACGGCCGTCGTACCCCTGCAGGCGCAGCATCCGGTCGCGCTGGCGCGGCAGGCACTGTCCGCGCAGGCCGCCGCGCGCGGGCGGCTGGCCCTGGGCATCGGGCCCTCGCACCACTGGATCGTGCGGGACATGCTCGGCCTGCCGTACGAGCGTCCGGCCGGGCTCACCCGCGACTACCTCGACGTGCTGGACAAGGCCCTCGGCGGACCGGGCCCGGTCGACGTCGAGAACGCCACTTTCACCGTGCACAACCCGCTCGATCTCGGCCCGGTAAGCCCGTTGCCGGTGCTGCTCGCCGCGCTCGGCCCGGTCATGCTGGCCCTCGCGGGCGAGCGGGCCGACGGGACCGTGCTGTGGATGGCCGACGAGCGCGCGGTCGCCGAGCATGTCGTACCGCGCATCACCAAGGCGGCCGAGGGCGCCGGGCGTCCGGCGCCCAGGGTCGTCGCGGGCATCCCGGTCTGCCTGTGCCGGCCGTCGGAGGTCGACGCGGCGCGCGAGCGTGCGAACCGCATTCTCGGGGAGGCGGAGATCTCCCCCAACTACCAACGGCTGCTTGACTACGGCGACGCCAAGGACATCGGCGACCTGTGCGCGGCCGGTGACGAGACGGCCATCGCGGACCGGTTCCGGCGGTTCGCGGACGCCGGGGTCACCGACCTGTCCGTACGGCTGCTGCCCCTCGGGGAGGGCCGCGACGCACTGGTCGCCTCCAAGCGCCGTACCCGCGAGGTGCTCGCCGGCATCGCGGCGGACTTGCGATGA
- a CDS encoding cobalamin B12-binding domain-containing protein, which translates to MAAPGQAARVLIAKPGLDGHDRGAKIVARTLRDAGFEVVFTGIRQRVDTIVATAIQEDVSIVGLSILSGAHLALTTRVIEGLRAADAVDIAVVVGGTVPPADVPRLRAAGAAAVFPTGTSLDAIVAEVRALSDLGQLSK; encoded by the coding sequence ATGGCGGCCCCCGGCCAGGCCGCGCGCGTCCTCATAGCCAAACCCGGTCTCGACGGCCATGACCGCGGTGCCAAGATCGTCGCGCGCACGTTGCGCGACGCGGGCTTCGAGGTGGTGTTCACCGGGATCCGCCAGCGCGTCGACACCATCGTGGCGACCGCGATCCAGGAGGACGTCTCCATCGTCGGCCTCAGCATCCTGTCCGGGGCACATCTCGCCCTGACCACCCGTGTCATCGAGGGGCTGCGCGCCGCCGACGCGGTCGACATCGCCGTGGTCGTCGGCGGGACCGTCCCTCCGGCCGACGTGCCCCGGCTGCGGGCCGCGGGCGCCGCCGCGGTCTTCCCGACCGGTACCTCTCTCGACGCCATCGTGGCGGAAGTCCGCGCTCTGTCGGATCTCGGACAGCTGTCGAAGTAG
- a CDS encoding methylmalonyl-CoA mutase family protein — MTPPAKPPETASEKPPETPSEKPPGTPSEKPPEKSFFSRTASGIPLNPVYGPSDLRTQPPAPGQFPFTRGNYATGYRGRLWTLRQYSGFGTAEESNRRYRYLLEQGGTGLSVALDLPTQCGYDSDDPEVSEEVGRVGVALDTLADAEVLFEDIPLDRISTSFTINGTAAILLAFYVAAAERKGVPRAKLTGTIQNDILKEYASRGTWIWPAEPSLRLIADTIEFCAAEVPKFNAISVAGSHFRDAGANAVQEMAFTLADGVTYCDTVLARGRMTIDQFAPQISFFFYTHGDFFEEIAKYRAGRRRWATIVRERYGASTDKAAMFRFGCVAGGASLYAPQAQNNTVRVAYEALASVLGGVQSMFTAAWDEPFALPSEESATLALRTQQILAHETGVARVADPLGGSYFVEALTDATEARIVEVMEDLERYGGMVRAIEDGYLQGLIADEAYQLHREVEAGTRPVVGVNRFVSDEPPPDLATYELDAEGRDRQLKRLADVKATRDAAAVRDRLAELARAAEGTENLMPVLIECASAYCTVGEMVAALKAVWGEFQQPVVF, encoded by the coding sequence ATGACGCCTCCAGCCAAGCCCCCGGAGACAGCCTCGGAGAAGCCTCCTGAGACACCTTCGGAGAAGCCTCCCGGGACACCCTCGGAGAAGCCTCCGGAGAAGAGCTTCTTCTCCCGGACCGCCTCCGGCATTCCCCTCAACCCGGTCTACGGGCCGTCGGACCTGCGCACGCAGCCGCCCGCACCCGGCCAGTTCCCCTTCACCCGCGGCAACTACGCCACCGGCTACCGGGGACGCCTGTGGACGCTGCGGCAGTACTCCGGATTCGGTACGGCGGAGGAGTCCAACCGCCGCTACCGCTATCTCCTGGAGCAGGGCGGAACGGGACTCTCGGTGGCGCTCGACCTGCCCACCCAGTGCGGCTACGACTCCGACGACCCCGAGGTGAGCGAGGAGGTCGGCCGGGTCGGCGTCGCCCTCGACACCCTCGCCGACGCCGAGGTGCTCTTCGAGGACATCCCGCTCGACCGGATCAGCACCAGCTTCACCATCAACGGAACGGCGGCGATCCTGCTGGCCTTCTACGTGGCCGCCGCCGAACGCAAGGGCGTGCCCAGGGCGAAGCTCACCGGCACGATCCAGAACGACATTCTCAAGGAGTACGCCTCCCGCGGCACCTGGATCTGGCCCGCCGAACCGTCCCTGCGGCTCATCGCCGACACCATCGAGTTCTGCGCGGCCGAGGTGCCGAAGTTCAACGCGATCTCGGTCGCCGGCTCGCACTTCCGTGACGCCGGGGCCAACGCCGTACAGGAAATGGCGTTCACCCTCGCCGACGGGGTCACCTACTGCGACACGGTGCTGGCCCGTGGCCGTATGACGATCGATCAGTTCGCCCCGCAGATCTCCTTCTTCTTCTACACGCACGGCGACTTCTTCGAGGAGATCGCCAAGTACCGTGCGGGACGCAGGCGTTGGGCCACGATCGTCCGGGAGAGGTACGGCGCGAGCACCGACAAGGCGGCGATGTTCCGCTTCGGCTGCGTGGCCGGCGGTGCCTCCCTCTACGCGCCCCAGGCGCAGAACAACACCGTCCGGGTGGCGTACGAGGCGCTGGCCTCCGTGCTCGGCGGCGTCCAGTCGATGTTCACGGCCGCGTGGGACGAGCCGTTCGCGCTGCCCAGCGAGGAGTCGGCGACGCTCGCGCTGCGCACACAGCAGATCCTCGCCCACGAGACCGGCGTCGCCCGCGTCGCGGACCCGCTCGGCGGCTCGTACTTCGTGGAGGCGCTCACCGACGCCACCGAGGCCCGGATCGTCGAGGTCATGGAGGACCTGGAGCGCTACGGGGGCATGGTCCGGGCGATCGAGGACGGCTATCTGCAAGGGCTCATCGCCGACGAGGCCTACCAGCTCCACCGCGAGGTCGAGGCGGGCACCCGGCCGGTCGTCGGGGTCAACCGCTTCGTCTCGGACGAGCCGCCGCCCGACCTCGCGACATACGAACTGGACGCGGAGGGCCGCGACCGCCAGCTGAAGCGGCTCGCCGATGTGAAGGCCACCCGCGACGCCGCAGCCGTACGAGACCGTCTCGCGGAGCTGGCCCGCGCCGCGGAGGGAACCGAGAACCTCATGCCCGTTCTGATCGAATGCGCCTCCGCCTATTGCACGGTCGGCGAGATGGTCGCCGCGCTCAAGGCGGTCTGGGGCGAGTTCCAGCAGCCGGTGGTGTTCTGA